A genome region from Arachis duranensis cultivar V14167 chromosome 8, aradu.V14167.gnm2.J7QH, whole genome shotgun sequence includes the following:
- the LOC107463392 gene encoding cyclic nucleotide-gated ion channel 1 isoform X5, whose amino-acid sequence MTEKKFVRFEDWRSDSNTSIIEKYDLSTDGFFKRKVIKKPGASPTNNKSDGKESTNKKCSTKIKVLDPQGPLLQKWNKIFVIICVMAISVDPLFLYIPVINEEKKCLSLDKRLEIVACALRTFFDLFYIIRILFQFRTGFIAPSSRVFGRGELIHDTKAIVIRYLCSDFIIDILSIIPLPQMYILAILPIPSSTFPYKVKNMLKFTILAQYVPRLLRLYLLFKEVTSTCGILTETAWAGAAYNLFLYMLASHVVGAFWYLFSIEAEVRCWHKVVKFHNYSSYVYLSCGGMANNNPQVQLLLSKDNYCQLESPDDIKDQSVFNFGIYTQALMAHIVGSSTDFPQKFFFCFWWGFRNLSSLGQNLLCSTYIGENIFAILIAIFGLVLFSSLIGNMQKYLQSTTVRVEEMRIKRRDAERWMSHRMLPDSIRERIRRYLQYKWQQNRGVEEEALIRNLPKDLRRDIRRHLCLKLLTRVPMFENMNKQLLDAMCDRLKPVLYTEKSYIVCEGDPVDEMLFIMRGNLRTATTNGGRTGFFNSSELRAGDFCGEELLTWALDPNCTPSLPISTRTVETISEVEAFALMADDLKFVASQFRRVINSKQLQHTFRFYSLQWKTWAACFIQAAWRRYRKKKAERVLREAEEVQSFGMEDGYSNNSSSSSPSFVATVYAQKFAANALRPIRSGKRTNKVSPPTQRLLPLLPQKPAEPDFTSQKH is encoded by the exons ATGACTGAGAAAAAGTTTGTTAG aTTTGAGGATTGGAGATCAGATTCAAATACAAGCATTATTGAAAAGTATGATCTATCCACTGATGGATTCTTCAAAagaaaagttataaaaaaaccAGGTGCAAGTCCTACTAATAATAAAAGTGATGGAAAAGAATCAACCAATAAAAAGTGTTCTACTAAGATCAAGGTTCTTGATCCACAAGGTCCATTGCTTCAAAAATGGAACAAAATCTTTGTGATCATATGTGTTATGGCAATTTCTGTGGACCCTCTATTCCTCTACATTCCTGTGATCAATGAAGAGAAGAAGTGCCTTAGTTTGGATAAAAGATTGGAGATTGTTGCTTGTGCTCTTAGAACattctttgatcttttctacattattaggatcttgtttcagtttAGAACAGGGTTTATTGCACCTTCTTCACGTGTGTTTGGAAGGGGTGAGTTGATTCATGACACAAAAGCCATTGTCATCAGATACTTGTGCTCAGATTTCATCATTGATATTCTATCAATTATTCCACTTCCTCAG ATGTACATCTTAGCTATCCTTCCAATACCATCAAGCACATTTCCATACAAGGTAAAGAACATGTTGAAGTTCACAATTCTAGCTCAGTATGTGCCAAGACTTCTGAGGttgtatcttttattcaaagaaGTGACAAGCACTTGTGGTATTCTCACTGAGACAGCATGGGCTGGTGCTGCCTATAATCTTTTTCTATATATGCTTGCAAGTCAT GTGGTTGGAGCTTTCTGGTACTTGTTCTCAATAGAAGCAGAGGTTAGGTGTTGGCACAAGGTGGTGAAATTTCATAACTACTCCAGTTATGTATACCTTAGCTGTGGTGGAATGGCCAACAATAATCCACAAGTTCAATTACTTTTGAGCAAGGATAATTATTGCCAGCTTGAGAGCCCTGATGACATAAAAGATCAAAGTGTTTTCAATTTCGGAATATATACTCAGGCTCTAATGGCTCATATTGTAGGATCAAGTACAGATTTTCCTCAGAAGTTCTTCTTCTGTTTTTGGTGGGGTTTTCGCAACTTAAG TTCTCTTGGACAAAACCTCTTGTGTAGTACTTACATTGGGGAGAATATATTTGCTATCCTCATTGCCATCTTTGGATTGGTTCTGTTCTCATCACTCATTGGAAACATGCAG AAATATCTACAATCTACAACTGTAAGAGTTGAAGAGATGAGGATCAAAAGGAGGGACGCCGAGCGGTGGATGTCGCACCGGATGCTTCCGGATTCCATAAGAGAAAGGATCAGAAGGTATTTACAATACAAATGGCAACAGAATAGGGGTGTTGAGGAGGAAGCATTGATTAGAAACCTTCCTAAAGATCTCAGAAGGGACATTAGGCGTCATCTTTGCTTGAAATTACTTACAAGA GTGCCAATGTTTGAGAACATGAACAAACAATTGTTGGATGCAATGTGTGATAGACTGAAGCCAGTCCTTTACACAGAGAAGAGCTACATAGTTTGCGAAGGCGATCCGGTCGACGAAATGCTCTTCATTATGCGGGGAAACCTCAGAACTGCCACGACAAATGGCGGCAGAACAGGCTTCTTCAACTCCTCTGAGCTGAGAGCTGGTGACTTCTGTGGAGAAGAGCTTTTGACATGGGCCTTGGATCCAAATTGCACTCCAAGTTTACCAATTTCAACAAGAACTGTTGAAACCATATCTGAAGTTGAAGCTTTTGCTCTCATGGCTGATGACTTGAAGTTTGTTGCTTCGCAGTTTCGAAGAGTTATAAACAGCAAACAACTCCAGCATACTTTCAG ATTCTACTCCTTACAATGGAAGACATGGGCAGCATGTTTCATCCAAGCAGCATGGCGAAGATACCGGAAGAAGAAAGCAGAGAGAGTGTTGCGCGAAGCCGAAGAGGTGcaatctttcggaatggaggatGGATATAGCAACAACAGCAGCTCATCATCACCAAGCTTTGTTGCCACAGTTTATGCACAAAAGTTTGCAGCCAATGCTCTTAGACCCATAAGAAGTGGCAAACGCACCAACAAAGTTTCACCACCGACACAGAGGTTACTACCACTTCTGCCTCAGAAACCAGCTGAACCAGATTTCACCTCTCAGAAGCATTAA